Proteins from a single region of Phycisphaeraceae bacterium D3-23:
- a CDS encoding LL-diaminopimelate aminotransferase, with amino-acid sequence MMTKINENYLKLKAGYLFPEIGRRVSAFAEAHPDAKIIKMGIGDVTEPLPEACRIAMMKAIDDQGHRERFHGYGPEQGYAWLRDAIVEHDYNTRGCKVVADEIFVSDGSKCDCGNILDVFGPGNTIAVGDPVYPVYVDTNVMDGATGDANDNGEYAGLVYLRATEENGFTPLIPEQKVDLIYLCYPNNPTGTVATRDYLKQWVDYANAHGSIILFDAAYEAYINDHSPENIPHSIYEVPGARTCAIEFRSFSKKAGFTGTRCGFTVVPKELMGKDGSGNDVSIHQLWHRRQSTKFNGVSYIVQRGAEAVYSDAGREQCDALVAFYMENAKLMHEALTAQGLTCFGGEHAPYLWIKTPGGQSSWDFFDQLLNDTHVVGTPGSGFGRSGEGYFRLSAFNSRANVEEAMGRIAAKVGV; translated from the coding sequence ATGATGACGAAGATCAACGAAAACTACCTCAAACTCAAGGCCGGCTACCTGTTCCCCGAGATCGGTCGGCGTGTCAGCGCGTTTGCCGAGGCGCACCCGGACGCGAAGATTATCAAGATGGGGATCGGCGATGTGACCGAGCCGCTCCCCGAGGCCTGCCGAATCGCGATGATGAAGGCGATCGACGACCAGGGCCACCGCGAACGCTTCCACGGCTACGGCCCGGAGCAGGGCTACGCCTGGCTACGCGACGCCATTGTCGAGCACGACTACAACACGCGCGGGTGCAAGGTCGTGGCCGACGAAATCTTTGTCTCCGACGGTAGCAAGTGCGACTGCGGCAACATCCTCGATGTGTTCGGCCCGGGCAATACCATCGCGGTGGGCGACCCTGTTTACCCGGTCTACGTCGACACCAACGTGATGGACGGCGCGACCGGCGACGCCAATGACAATGGCGAATACGCCGGGCTCGTCTACCTCCGGGCGACCGAGGAGAACGGCTTTACGCCGCTGATCCCCGAGCAGAAGGTCGACCTGATTTATCTGTGCTACCCCAACAACCCGACGGGCACGGTCGCGACGCGTGACTACCTCAAACAATGGGTGGACTACGCCAACGCGCACGGCAGCATCATCCTCTTCGACGCCGCGTACGAGGCGTACATCAACGACCACAGCCCGGAGAACATCCCGCACTCGATCTACGAGGTCCCCGGGGCGCGGACGTGCGCGATCGAGTTCCGCAGCTTCTCGAAGAAGGCGGGGTTTACCGGGACACGCTGCGGGTTTACGGTCGTGCCCAAGGAGTTGATGGGTAAGGACGGCTCGGGCAATGATGTCTCGATCCATCAGCTCTGGCATCGGCGTCAATCGACGAAGTTCAATGGCGTGTCGTACATCGTGCAGCGCGGGGCCGAGGCGGTGTATAGCGACGCGGGGCGTGAGCAGTGCGACGCGCTGGTCGCGTTCTACATGGAGAACGCGAAGCTGATGCACGAAGCGCTGACGGCGCAGGGGCTCACCTGCTTCGGCGGAGAGCACGCGCCGTACCTCTGGATCAAGACGCCGGGCGGGCAGAGCAGTTGGGACTTCTTCGACCAGCTGTTGAATGACACGCATGTCGTGGGCACGCCGGGCAGCGGGTTTGGCCGATCGGGCGAGGGGTACTTCCGCCTGAGCGCGTTCAACAGCCGGGCCAACGTCGAGGAGGCGATGGGGCGGATCGCGGCGAAGGTGGGGGTGTGA
- a CDS encoding protein-disulfide reductase DsbD family protein, with amino-acid sequence MTRAPLFAHLLALAVALLVTVQAGAQFQQDPVTWSALLSQDQARPGDEVIVAVKADVTDQPDAQGKRWHFYPRAGEHRGREVASTITPMLDELPLRFGAVQWPAPHDIINAEGKPQPAYEGVQYFYVPVVIADNAEPGPITLPVTVYFQACSSFCMAPKEVIVEATLEVLARDADVPASRADDAAFAGFDADAFTAMTADESVESESVSVRLDWNVEDISPTGQAILAVVLDMGEGWHINPDKAQASEGMLPMSVSLGGVEDTLIVGASQYPEAHTIKFNGETVTSYDGQTVVYIPVIVREGVDPGTIDALVSVTYQACTGGEGDAMTGICELETTVELAARLEVVALGEASAMPEQPELFAGFDAAVWPDLAKGIGTAGDAVEEEDAGLILDLYFFTIDLSNGGILAMGGLFLAAIFGGLLLNFTPCVLPVIPIKIMSLSKSGGDRGKTMFLGFVMFAGVVTFWLAIGAAIAFVKNFNAVNQLFQQPFFTLGIGIIIAVMAIGMCGLFTVGLPQWVYRINPKHDSLHGSFGFGVMTAVLATPCTAPFMGAAVAASTKLGSSAITLAVFAAVGVGMGGPYLILAAFPKLVDRVPKSGAGSELLKQVMGLLMLGAAVFFIGNAVVGLTSDGSAAASRVYWWAVGACILVAGVWLVYKINTIGSAGAKRAVFTVIGVLVILLGGATGYAMSRPDYTIQWVYYTPEILQDELDKGNVVVIDFTAEWCLNCKTLEKAVLNPEPVSSELARAGIVPIKVDITSSANVDGNALLQEMERNTIPLLVVMAPDGEIVFKADTYTADQVIRAIREAEAMAGRQAQR; translated from the coding sequence ATGACACGTGCCCCCTTGTTTGCCCACCTGCTTGCTTTGGCTGTTGCGCTGCTCGTGACTGTGCAGGCCGGGGCCCAGTTCCAGCAAGACCCGGTGACATGGTCGGCCCTATTGTCGCAGGACCAGGCCAGGCCCGGCGACGAAGTGATCGTGGCGGTCAAGGCGGATGTGACCGATCAGCCCGACGCGCAGGGTAAGCGCTGGCACTTCTACCCACGGGCCGGCGAACACAGAGGCCGAGAGGTGGCCTCGACCATCACGCCGATGTTGGACGAATTGCCCTTGCGTTTTGGTGCGGTCCAGTGGCCGGCACCTCACGACATCATCAACGCGGAAGGCAAGCCCCAGCCGGCCTACGAGGGCGTTCAGTATTTCTACGTGCCAGTCGTGATCGCCGACAATGCTGAGCCCGGCCCGATCACGCTGCCAGTCACGGTGTACTTCCAGGCGTGCAGCAGTTTCTGTATGGCACCCAAAGAGGTCATCGTCGAGGCGACGCTGGAGGTGCTCGCGAGGGACGCAGATGTCCCGGCGAGCCGGGCCGACGACGCGGCCTTCGCCGGGTTTGATGCGGATGCGTTTACGGCGATGACCGCCGACGAAAGTGTCGAGTCCGAGTCGGTGAGCGTCCGGCTGGATTGGAACGTCGAAGACATCTCGCCGACCGGGCAGGCGATCCTCGCGGTCGTGCTCGACATGGGTGAGGGTTGGCACATCAACCCTGACAAAGCACAGGCCTCGGAAGGCATGCTCCCGATGTCCGTCTCGCTGGGCGGTGTCGAGGACACACTGATCGTCGGCGCGTCGCAGTACCCCGAGGCGCACACGATCAAGTTCAACGGCGAAACAGTCACCAGCTACGACGGACAGACGGTCGTTTACATCCCCGTGATCGTCCGGGAGGGCGTTGACCCGGGCACGATCGATGCGCTGGTTTCTGTGACTTACCAGGCCTGCACCGGCGGCGAAGGCGACGCCATGACCGGCATCTGTGAATTGGAGACGACGGTCGAACTCGCAGCGCGGCTGGAGGTTGTCGCACTCGGCGAAGCCAGCGCGATGCCTGAGCAGCCCGAATTGTTCGCCGGGTTCGATGCGGCCGTCTGGCCCGACCTCGCCAAGGGCATCGGCACCGCCGGCGACGCTGTGGAAGAAGAGGACGCTGGCCTAATCCTGGACCTCTACTTCTTCACCATCGACCTGAGCAACGGCGGCATCCTTGCGATGGGCGGGCTCTTCCTCGCCGCGATCTTCGGCGGCCTGCTCTTGAACTTCACACCCTGCGTCCTGCCCGTCATCCCGATCAAGATTATGTCGCTCTCCAAGTCCGGCGGCGACCGGGGTAAGACGATGTTCCTGGGCTTTGTCATGTTCGCCGGCGTCGTGACGTTTTGGCTGGCGATCGGCGCGGCCATTGCGTTTGTCAAGAACTTCAACGCCGTCAACCAGCTCTTCCAGCAGCCGTTCTTCACCCTCGGCATCGGCATCATCATCGCCGTCATGGCGATCGGGATGTGCGGGCTGTTCACCGTTGGTTTGCCCCAATGGGTCTACCGCATCAACCCCAAGCACGACAGCTTGCATGGCTCGTTCGGCTTCGGCGTGATGACGGCCGTCCTCGCGACGCCCTGCACCGCGCCGTTCATGGGCGCGGCCGTCGCCGCCTCGACCAAGCTGGGTTCGTCGGCAATCACCCTGGCCGTCTTCGCCGCCGTCGGCGTCGGCATGGGCGGGCCGTACCTGATCCTCGCGGCCTTCCCCAAGCTCGTCGACCGCGTGCCCAAGTCCGGCGCGGGCAGCGAGTTGCTCAAACAGGTCATGGGTCTCCTCATGCTCGGCGCGGCCGTGTTCTTCATCGGCAACGCCGTCGTCGGGCTCACCAGCGACGGCTCCGCCGCCGCCTCCCGCGTGTACTGGTGGGCGGTCGGCGCGTGCATCCTCGTCGCCGGGGTCTGGCTGGTCTACAAGATCAACACGATCGGCTCGGCCGGTGCCAAACGCGCGGTCTTCACAGTGATCGGTGTCCTCGTCATCCTCCTGGGCGGCGCGACGGGCTACGCGATGAGCCGGCCCGACTACACCATCCAGTGGGTCTACTACACGCCCGAGATATTGCAGGATGAACTCGACAAGGGCAACGTCGTGGTGATCGACTTCACCGCCGAGTGGTGCCTGAACTGCAAGACGCTTGAGAAGGCCGTGCTCAACCCCGAGCCGGTGTCCAGCGAGCTCGCCCGCGCGGGGATCGTGCCGATCAAGGTCGACATCACCAGCAGCGCGAACGTCGATGGCAACGCGCTCTTGCAGGAGATGGAACGCAACACGATCCCGCTGCTCGTGGTGATGGCGCCCGACGGCGAGATCGTGTTCAAGGCCGACACCTACACCGCGGACCAGGTGATCCGCGCGATCCGCGAGGCCGAGGCGATGGCCGGCCGTCAGGCGCAGCGCTAG
- a CDS encoding pyridoxamine 5'-phosphate oxidase family protein, with protein MEDADLYPHITAFLIAHRTMSLATVDADGAPHAANVQYVSDDAWNLYWVSSPESAHSLHLAERPGAAVTAYAHTDAPDQIHGLQMHGRANAVQNEKAIALVRKLYDATYPFTAEPPYRDAIDAQTFYRLRPTWLRWIDNRRGFGWSYEKVI; from the coding sequence ATGGAAGACGCAGACCTCTACCCACACATCACGGCGTTCCTCATCGCGCACCGCACGATGTCGCTCGCGACGGTGGATGCCGACGGTGCGCCGCACGCCGCGAATGTGCAGTACGTCAGCGACGATGCGTGGAACCTGTACTGGGTGAGCAGCCCCGAGAGCGCCCATTCGCTGCACCTTGCCGAGCGGCCTGGCGCTGCGGTCACGGCCTACGCCCACACAGACGCCCCCGACCAGATCCACGGCCTGCAGATGCACGGCCGGGCCAACGCGGTGCAGAACGAGAAAGCCATCGCCCTGGTCCGCAAGCTCTACGATGCGACCTACCCCTTCACCGCCGAGCCGCCGTACCGCGACGCGATCGACGCGCAGACGTTCTACCGCCTCCGCCCGACGTGGCTGCGCTGGATCGACAACCGGCGTGGGTTTGGGTGGTCGTATGAGAAGGTGATCTAG
- the pheT gene encoding phenylalanine--tRNA ligase subunit beta: MKISLRWLNTYLDRDIDAQEAERLLTDAGFPIEGTEPVLGGSDLMLDVEVTSNRPDMLSHVGVAREIAARTGCTLKRPEGELPAASGDEITSLITVENQEQGLCPMYSARMIRGVKVGPSPDWLARALASIGQDSINNVADITNYVLMELGQPLHAFDYAKLAGPEIIVRKAVRGEKIAALNAETYELNGSHLVIADADRPVAIAGVMGGEVSKVTEQTADVLLEAARFDPVSVRRTVRDLKVKVKEKLGTESSFRYERIVDPTGVERASRRACELILEIAGGELVPGVIRQGIEDPAPAAVQLRPGRTCSILGVDLPAEAQAAHLNALGIETTVNGKTLRATIPSHRPDLLREVDLIEEVARQHGMDNIPLKDTIDIVAHHPQGSVQARRVMTEVLVAHGYHETVTSSLISLKDAQPFVLEGAEPASLTADIRRLDNTLRPAVLPSLLSCRKLNQDRGNKGVKLFELAAGWGKRGGKIGEGRQLAMLRDADDAQSAVSQLKGTVAELVHALGGDSAAEALVFEPIDDPWYSVAVLVKLGCEMAGSVGLLKPALTDHFALQTPVASALLCLESFAALYPPSHSAVALPNIPAIERDLSVVVDEQVPWAAIEDAIAGAKPDLLETTAFVGTYRGKQVGKGKKSVTLRMQFRDPERTLRHEQVDPQVASVVSALSEKVKAELRS; the protein is encoded by the coding sequence ATGAAGATCAGTCTGCGTTGGCTCAACACGTACCTGGACCGCGACATCGATGCTCAGGAGGCGGAGCGTCTGTTGACGGACGCGGGCTTCCCGATCGAGGGGACCGAACCCGTGCTCGGCGGTTCGGACCTGATGCTGGATGTCGAGGTAACGAGCAACCGGCCCGATATGCTCAGCCATGTGGGTGTGGCACGCGAGATCGCCGCTCGGACCGGCTGCACGCTCAAGCGGCCGGAGGGTGAGTTGCCCGCAGCATCGGGTGATGAGATCACCTCACTCATTACGGTCGAGAACCAGGAGCAGGGTCTGTGTCCGATGTATTCCGCTCGGATGATCCGGGGCGTCAAGGTCGGGCCCAGCCCGGACTGGTTGGCCAGGGCGCTGGCGTCGATCGGGCAGGACAGCATCAACAACGTCGCCGACATCACCAACTACGTGCTGATGGAGCTGGGCCAGCCGCTGCACGCATTCGACTACGCCAAGCTGGCTGGCCCGGAGATCATCGTCCGCAAGGCGGTGCGTGGTGAGAAGATCGCGGCGCTCAATGCCGAGACCTATGAGCTCAACGGCAGCCACCTGGTCATCGCCGACGCGGATCGGCCCGTCGCGATCGCGGGGGTGATGGGCGGCGAGGTGAGTAAGGTGACCGAGCAGACGGCAGATGTCTTGCTCGAAGCGGCGCGCTTTGATCCGGTATCGGTGCGTCGGACGGTCCGCGACTTGAAGGTGAAGGTGAAGGAGAAGCTGGGCACGGAGTCGAGCTTCCGCTATGAACGCATCGTTGATCCGACGGGTGTCGAGCGCGCGAGCCGACGCGCTTGCGAGCTGATCCTGGAGATCGCCGGCGGCGAGCTGGTGCCGGGTGTGATCCGCCAGGGCATCGAAGACCCCGCCCCGGCGGCGGTTCAGCTGCGGCCCGGCCGAACATGCAGCATCCTGGGCGTGGACCTCCCGGCAGAGGCACAGGCCGCGCACCTCAATGCGTTGGGGATCGAGACGACCGTCAACGGCAAGACACTCCGCGCGACGATTCCCAGCCATCGGCCCGACCTTTTGCGTGAGGTGGACCTGATCGAAGAGGTCGCCCGCCAGCACGGGATGGACAATATCCCGCTGAAAGACACGATCGACATCGTCGCGCACCACCCGCAGGGCAGTGTGCAGGCCCGGCGGGTGATGACTGAGGTGCTGGTCGCGCACGGCTACCACGAGACTGTGACGTCGTCGCTGATTTCGCTGAAGGATGCGCAGCCGTTTGTGCTGGAGGGGGCCGAGCCGGCGTCGCTGACTGCGGATATCCGCCGGCTGGATAACACGCTGCGGCCGGCGGTCTTGCCGAGTTTACTGAGCTGCCGGAAGCTGAATCAGGACCGGGGCAACAAGGGGGTCAAGCTGTTTGAGTTGGCTGCGGGCTGGGGCAAGCGCGGCGGGAAGATCGGTGAGGGACGGCAACTCGCGATGCTGCGTGATGCCGATGATGCGCAGTCGGCCGTGTCGCAGTTGAAGGGTACGGTCGCGGAACTGGTCCATGCACTCGGCGGCGACAGCGCGGCGGAGGCGTTGGTATTCGAGCCGATCGACGACCCTTGGTACAGCGTCGCGGTGTTGGTCAAGCTTGGCTGCGAGATGGCGGGCAGCGTCGGGCTGCTCAAGCCGGCGTTGACCGATCACTTCGCGTTGCAGACGCCGGTGGCTTCGGCGCTGCTGTGTCTGGAAAGCTTCGCGGCGCTCTACCCGCCCAGCCACAGCGCGGTCGCGCTGCCGAACATCCCGGCGATCGAGCGCGACCTGTCGGTGGTGGTCGATGAGCAGGTGCCTTGGGCGGCGATTGAGGACGCGATCGCGGGCGCGAAGCCGGACCTGCTGGAGACGACGGCCTTTGTTGGGACGTACCGCGGCAAGCAGGTGGGCAAGGGCAAGAAGAGCGTGACGCTGCGGATGCAGTTCCGCGACCCGGAGCGGACGCTGCGCCACGAGCAGGTCGACCCGCAGGTGGCGTCGGTGGTGTCGGCGCTGTCGGAGAAGGTGAAGGCCGAGCTGCGGTCGTAG
- a CDS encoding ComF family protein has protein sequence MAPALRNTIHRLRGAAHTTKRHATTGLEAAWPSEVRLALEALEEPWLADDPNDYCPRCGASAGPGSVTANGCAFCRHKRQPWDRVTRLSAYHEPVDGWVKAMKFGGQWSWARWMGEQLAPRVGQPIDPDRMLVTAVPMHWARRWRRGFNQAHLIAEALAKANGWRCMNLLKRTRLTHPQTAVVHSNRHANVQGSVAIAPIDLTGWQVLLVDDVKTTGATAAECTKLLKRHGARSIHLAVAAVADSKGKGFKAI, from the coding sequence ATGGCACCGGCCCTGCGCAACACGATCCACCGGCTCCGCGGCGCGGCGCACACGACGAAGCGGCACGCGACGACAGGGCTCGAAGCCGCCTGGCCCAGCGAGGTCCGGCTCGCGCTCGAAGCGCTCGAGGAGCCCTGGCTCGCCGACGACCCCAACGACTACTGCCCCCGCTGCGGCGCATCGGCTGGGCCCGGCTCGGTCACCGCCAACGGCTGCGCGTTCTGCCGACACAAACGCCAGCCCTGGGACCGGGTCACCCGGCTATCCGCCTATCACGAACCGGTCGACGGCTGGGTCAAGGCCATGAAGTTCGGCGGGCAGTGGTCGTGGGCACGCTGGATGGGTGAGCAGCTTGCGCCGCGCGTCGGCCAACCGATCGACCCGGACAGGATGCTCGTCACCGCCGTCCCGATGCACTGGGCCAGGCGCTGGCGGCGCGGTTTTAACCAAGCCCACCTCATCGCGGAGGCGCTCGCCAAAGCCAACGGCTGGCGCTGCATGAACCTGCTCAAACGTACACGACTCACCCACCCGCAGACGGCCGTGGTCCACTCCAACCGCCATGCCAACGTGCAAGGGTCCGTCGCGATCGCACCGATCGACCTCACGGGCTGGCAGGTGCTGCTCGTCGACGATGTCAAGACCACCGGCGCGACCGCAGCCGAGTGCACTAAGCTCTTGAAGCGGCACGGCGCACGTTCGATCCACCTCGCCGTCGCCGCCGTGGCGGACTCGAAAGGTAAGGGCTTCAAGGCGATCTGA
- a CDS encoding DNA-directed RNA polymerase subunit omega, producing the protein MIEALKDDRIINELGGRFKFTSLVQHRMRELMDGARPLVERDGRTDFEIAVAEVVEGKITLQLEGEGEPQHNEAEEAE; encoded by the coding sequence ATGATCGAAGCCCTCAAAGACGACCGCATCATCAACGAGCTCGGCGGCCGATTCAAGTTCACCTCGCTGGTCCAGCACCGCATGCGTGAACTCATGGACGGCGCACGCCCGCTGGTCGAGCGTGACGGCCGGACCGACTTCGAGATCGCCGTGGCCGAAGTCGTCGAAGGCAAGATCACCCTCCAACTCGAGGGCGAAGGCGAACCCCAGCACAACGAAGCGGAAGAAGCCGAGTAG
- a CDS encoding RidA family protein has protein sequence MNIQEKLAGLGLTLPPAVKPVASYVPSLESGRHLFLSGQLPMKDGKLVATGPVGSADGPALEEAQQAAQQCALNAIAQIDDALKGDWSRLRRFVRLGVFVAAGPDFTEHHLVANGASELLGKVFGPLGEHARSAVGVPSLPLGASVEVDFVIALD, from the coding sequence ATGAACATCCAAGAAAAACTAGCGGGGCTGGGGCTTACGCTCCCGCCGGCGGTCAAGCCCGTGGCGAGTTATGTGCCTTCACTCGAGAGCGGCCGACACCTCTTCCTCTCGGGCCAGCTCCCGATGAAAGACGGCAAGCTCGTCGCGACCGGCCCGGTCGGTTCGGCCGACGGCCCAGCGCTCGAAGAGGCCCAGCAGGCCGCGCAGCAGTGCGCCCTCAACGCGATCGCCCAGATCGACGACGCGCTCAAGGGCGACTGGTCCCGGCTTCGGCGGTTCGTCCGGCTGGGCGTGTTTGTCGCCGCCGGGCCTGACTTCACCGAGCACCACCTGGTCGCCAACGGCGCGAGCGAGCTGCTGGGCAAGGTCTTTGGGCCTCTGGGCGAGCACGCCCGCTCGGCCGTGGGTGTGCCCTCGTTGCCGCTGGGGGCGTCGGTCGAGGTCGATTTTGTAATCGCATTGGACTAA
- the fliM gene encoding flagellar motor switch protein FliM has protein sequence MADVLDQNEVDALLATVDDGASAGRGEPDGPRVFTLDRRPIADDVEIRDYDFKRPERVSKDQMRALETLHESFSRNFGAALSGFLRTIMEVKVANIEQMTFSEFTHSLPNPTCFNLITCEPLEGTICLEISPLIIYPVIDRLLGGSNADLFIPQRPLTAIEMRLVGKILDRAMTAMQESWAGVMDIGFQLGETESNPALVQIVPPNEVVVVVGFELKMGGRAGTMSLCIPYNVIEPVIEKLSNQTWAAYKRSTKDSELRDRLTGHLDAAKLQVSTILADTTIKVSDLRNLEVGDLILTEKPSGAALTLQVEGRRKFIGQLGQFKGNRVFKVTRPINPKDRV, from the coding sequence ATGGCTGATGTGCTTGACCAAAACGAAGTAGATGCCCTGCTGGCGACCGTAGATGACGGGGCCTCGGCCGGGAGGGGCGAGCCCGATGGGCCACGCGTCTTCACGCTCGACCGTCGGCCGATCGCCGACGACGTCGAGATCCGAGACTACGACTTCAAGCGGCCCGAGCGCGTCTCGAAGGACCAGATGCGCGCACTCGAGACCCTTCACGAGTCGTTCAGCCGAAACTTCGGCGCGGCGCTGTCGGGCTTCCTGCGCACGATCATGGAGGTCAAGGTCGCCAACATCGAGCAGATGACTTTCAGCGAGTTCACCCACTCGCTGCCCAACCCGACCTGCTTCAACCTGATCACCTGCGAGCCGCTCGAGGGCACGATCTGCCTCGAGATCAGCCCGCTCATCATCTACCCCGTCATCGATCGGCTGCTGGGCGGCTCCAACGCCGACCTGTTCATCCCGCAGCGCCCGCTCACCGCGATCGAGATGCGGCTGGTGGGCAAGATCCTCGACCGGGCGATGACCGCGATGCAGGAGTCCTGGGCCGGCGTCATGGACATCGGCTTCCAGCTGGGCGAGACCGAGTCCAACCCCGCGCTCGTCCAGATCGTCCCGCCCAACGAGGTCGTTGTCGTTGTCGGGTTCGAGCTGAAGATGGGCGGCCGCGCGGGCACGATGTCGCTGTGTATCCCGTACAACGTGATCGAGCCGGTGATCGAGAAGCTGAGCAACCAGACTTGGGCCGCGTACAAGCGCTCGACCAAGGACAGCGAGCTGCGTGACCGGCTGACGGGGCACCTCGACGCGGCCAAGCTCCAGGTCTCGACAATCCTGGCGGACACCACCATCAAAGTCTCGGACCTGCGCAACCTCGAAGTCGGCGACCTCATCCTCACCGAGAAGCCCTCGGGCGCAGCGCTCACGCTTCAGGTCGAGGGCCGTCGCAAATTCATCGGCCAACTCGGCCAATTCAAGGGCAACCGCGTCTTCAAGGTCACCCGCCCTATCAACCCGAAAGACCGGGTCTAG